The genome window TCACAAGTTCACCTCTTTGTTGTGTAGCAATTAGAAAAAGAAGGATACGTATCTGGGTTTCATTGTACTAGCGGAATaatccatttgttttttcttaaacaaaatgatttgattgtttattggggtaatttagtttttttattatgtttattagttattattaaattaatcaggCTTTggtctttttatctttttaaagcatcataaaataactaaactgcttttaaaaataaaaaaaaaactatttaattgttttcttagtGAGCTGTTTTTTTATGATGGGGGTAGAGTCCATAACGAAGCGACGTTGAGTTTTCAACAgacttttctttctaatattggtagctattttttatagttaattattgcaaaaaaaaattgttttatttattgtcaattttttttaatcatattattaaattaactgattTTATTGAACTCagtatatttttcttgtttatttaaaaacattgacgtcacttgaacattttttttttgttaggaaaaaaatttaatctcgTCTATGATGTAACGCGGGCCATCCatctaataaatatttatttttttgtatcaaaagaataatatattatatttttttttctgtttatctttttaaattttaaccgtagttttaaaaagaaattcaggATTTGGGTTAATACAAActtaaactaattatttttattaaaataatagtgtTTTGTTTATTCTTAGTTGTTGATATAATTGAGTTTGACATGATTAATAATGGAGTTTGACAAAATTGATCAAGTTATTTgatttaactaaaattaaatccGAGATTAGACTCTTAGGTTTTGAAATTCCTATATCAATTGTGCCTATAATTGAAGGGAGATGGAGGAGGGCCATGATGGTGTGTCATGTCACAATGGTGCACATCAATCATGAGCGCATCTACATCATCCCATGTTATCTCaagattgagaattgaaatggTGACAAGTTGGACAATGATGATGCATAGATTGTCACCTTATGAGAATCTGCGGGGAGAGATGCTTTTTATAAGAgccaaattaataatatatatttttaaatagtgtaattattattatttttcatgtgcattacaattataaaaggtcatttaaaaaattttattatattttaatatacttgatacaaaattatttaaataatctaATATGATGAATGATttaacaagtttaaaaaaactCGAGCGAATATCAATCAATATAgcattaaagaataaaaataaaaaattaattttaaaaaataaaaaaataatttaaattaatctaaaacacTCTTAAAATAAGTGATGAAATCgtaataatcttataaaaaaataaaaaaatcatagattaaaaaaaataaaaggaaaaaattatgaaaaaattattgtgatgaatagtgttttgtaaggttttgatatttttaccagatatataagaataatatttctaaaaaaattgtattttaaaattttatttaaattttttaaaaatatatctaaaacaaGTATTGAAAagctaaattaatattttttattttatttttggatttacaTTCGGCGCATCTTTTGGAGATGACCCAGGAGCCATGGAAAGTCTAAATGGTGGCTTTAATCATGAGTGGCATAATTTGGCACGTGGCTTGTTGTTATTCGGTCGTCATGATAGATTCGATTGTTTGATGTCCTCTTTTAACGGTTCATATAATGGGATGCAACTTTCTTTGTACGACATGACGACACATGATCATGTCGCTTTGCCTGTACACGGACAGCTTTTTCTCTCACTCAACTACTAAAGACACGTCGTTTTCTCATGTTAATGTGAAAAAATCAAGGCAATCctttctctatttcttttattttctttcttttattttttttaatgattgaacACAGGCATTACATTCGCTAGAAACTTCACTTCCTCATTTCCTaattgagtttaaattttaatctcaaaataataatcatgaatattaatgaagtaataaaaaaacttcattaatttttgtgtATATATAGATTACGCATGACATTGTGTTATGATTTCTCGAGACTCAAAAATACATTAAGATGTGTAATCGAAATGTTTAGTGCGAGCTCATCTTATTCCTAGCCAAAGGATTGTTCTACTTCGGTTTCTAGCCCTTGATCTGCATAAAATAGTCTTCAGCAGCTTCTAAAAGCTTAGTTACAAGAACAATTTGATTTGACGGCTTGCTGTGATGActcaaaattggataaaaattgaaattaataaaaacttttaatattttttaaaaaataatatttttttaaatttatttattttctaaaaaaattaaattaactcgaTACAATTCACTCTATCAGCTTCCTTGTTCTTGGATCATGTCGACCATGGGTTAGGTCTTATAAATATAAGAGCAAAGaccccaaaaagaaaagaaaagaaaagaaaatatctgACGTGGTACACACAAGACTCGAACCCCAATCAATCTCCACCACCTGTCCTGATATTTCCACGTCATTTCCCCTCAACCGAAAGTGCATGGCGGGATGCTTTACACGAAAAAAAGACCACCCCTTCCATCTCCTGCCAGGTCGAAAAGCCCCACATTCACTCGCACGTACCAAATCAGTTATTCGCACGTGCTAACCCACCTCCTATAAATTCCTGCCACAGTCTCAAATCTCGCAGCAGCCGTAGCCGAGGATAAAAATCAGCACGAAAAAGAAGATTCAATCCTTCTCCGGAATATTCCTTCTCAGGTCATCTCAAAATCCTCTCTGATtactaatttctaattaatacaaaaagttatcatttttatcataattctttgtttatttatttctcctttGCATAGAATTCCTTAGTTTTTTGCAGGAGAAAATaagcttggatttttttttgtgatgccGTATCTTGTACGCGAGAATCTTTTCATCGGAAACATAAGCGACGCGGCTGAGGTTCTGCAAAACGGAAGTTCGGAAATAACGCATATTTTATCTGTCTTAAGTTCCGTGTCTATATCGTTCTTTACGGAATGGAGAAGCGGTGTGGTAATCCCGGCGAAGGAGATAAAGAAAGTGTGCGTGGGTGACGGTGAGGATGAGTGGAGGAGTTGTTTGGCGGCGAATAAGGTTTTGTATGGGTTAGAGTATGCAGGGAAGGATTTGAAACTGGTGAGAATGGCGGTGCCGATTAGGGATATGGAGAGTGAGGATTTGTTGGATTATTTGGATGtttgtttggattttattgaGAAGAGTAGAAAAGAAGGAGCTGTTTTGGTGCATTGTTTTGCTGGCGTTTCGAGAAGGTATATGATAAATTGTTGTCATTTTtcatgataatgatgatgattttctgtatttttttatttaaattaattaatattgcccTTAAGTTTGGATTAAGTTAATATTGAAATGCAATGCTACTTCTCCCGAATGATTTTCTGGAATAGTATGAACTGTGTTTGGGACACACCAGAGGAGTCCATTTCATCAATGGTTGGGTATTATTCACGAAACTTGTTCGAGATGGAAATGGATATTTTGGGATGAAAAACATTACTCTGATTCTTGCATATAGTATGAACTGTATTTTGGATCCATCGGTGAAGTCTGCTTCATCAATGGTTGGTATTATCTGGAAAACTTGTTCGGAATGGAAATGGATAGTTTGGGGGTAAATAACATTACCTTATTTTTGCATGTCTACTTGCTTGGAATTTGATGTGCAAATTTGTGACTTTTTTCTCGGTTAATTTTAAACGGTCATGAAGtctgttttgatatttttcagtTGATTGGTTTATCATCCTGAAGTggatcaaaatagaaaagaagtgTTTTAGGTTATCTTCTGACCCAATTGATGAGTGTTGGGAAATTGCTCAGAAGACCTGCCCTGAATTGTCAAGCCCTAATGGTTTGGTCCcttctttcgtttttttttctttgcagtgCAGCTATCATTACAGCGtacttgatgaaaactgaacAGTTGTCTCTTGAAGGTTTGAACACATCCACTTTTTATTCGGAGTATTTTGGGTCTGCTGATTGGTTAATGCTGATGGCCTTCATTGTTTACTTTCTGAAAATCTGGTGGCTCTTTTGTCCGACAACCATAAAAATACgtgttgttgtttctttgaattttgagttatttaatatttcatcCTTTTCCTTGTTCATCTTTTCACAATGTGTCCCTGCAGATGCTCTTGAATCCCTAAGGCGAAGCTGTGAGTCTGTTTGTCCCAATGATGGCTTTTTAGAACAGGTATGCAAGGGTCCTCAAAAACCTATATGATTGTTGGGATGCATTAATGGTGACTCTGAGACATTAGTTTCTAATGTGATCGTCATAGATCTTAATTCTTTTTCCCCCATTGCAGTTGAAAATGTTTGAGGAAATGGGGTTCAAGGTTGATCATGCTAGTCCCATATACAAGCGGTTTCGCCTGAAAGTATTGGGTACATGTTCTTAGTATATTGATCCTCACTTGCTGttcttgtaaattatttttttgtatgataaaGCAGGTCATCAAATAGGGCTATGCATAAACATAATTTTGGAGGCATGACATTAGTACGTCCTTAACCTTGAGCATTTGTATGAAGCGGTTGCTCCCAAAATGTGAATCTGCATATAAGAGTTGGCATAGCATAAGGGGTCATGCATTGAGCATTTGATGCTTTTCCTACTTATCCAATTAAATTTTCATCCTTAAATTTCAACATTATTATAGATCTATCTTTCATGTCTGTTGGAAACATATTCTTTCCTGTTACAAACAGAATGATTAGATATGTTGAATCTgtgattgttttaaaaattttttgtgAAGGATTAATTTCCCCATGCTTCCAGGTGAGTTTTACAACCGTGGAGAGAAGATAGACAGTTCTAAATTTGGGGCAGATCCTGGTGTACCTACACAAATTTCCTCTGAGGAAGAAGCATCTCCAAATGAAGGGAAAAAGGCTATTCCTGCATACCGCTGCAAGAAATGCCGTCGAGTAGTTGCACTGCAGGAGAATGTTGTGGATCATGTTCCAGGAGAGGGCGAGACATCTTTTGCATGGGGCAAGCAGAAAAGTGGCAACCCCTTTAACAAGTCCGATGAGTCTGAGTGTTCATCTCTTTTTGTTGAGCCTCTGAAGTGGATGACAGGAGGTATGTGCAATCTCATTTTGTAGAAATTCCAATGCCATTGGACATTTTTAAGTTTATTCATAAAGAAGAAAACACATAACTAATTGCAACTTCATTGGTTTACTTTGAGTTAGCTATAATGGCTCACTAGTTGCTAGAGATTTCTCAAATCCTTGACTTGTTTTTTCCACCAAATGGTCAACCTCCATGCTCATATTGTGTTGCTTAGCTGTAGAAGTACTTCTCATCATCAGTTGAGATAATTTCTGGGTTTAATATTATCCATTTATGAAAGCCACGTGGCTATGTCTTGAAGATGTATTGGCCTATGCAGCTATTGTGATGCACTCTtttggaaaagggcatcctTGTATTCAGTGCGTAGAGATTTCTAATGGAAACCATTAACTGATAGAAGTTGGGGAAAATTATGAACCACGCAAACAACTCGGTTCCATGTGCCAAGGGCATAATGAATCAACACTTTTGATATTTCAATAATAGAGGTGCTATTTTGTATCTTACAGGAGAGAATGATCTAGGGGAAATAACACAATACTTTTGAAAGcatcttgaaatatttatcaTGAGAATTATGCGTAATTTATACctgttataataaaaaataggtgCATTGCATTTGTTGGCATCCCGTTTTTATCTAAAGAGGATCCAAATAAGTGCTTTTCAATTATCCATGTTTTTCCCAAATCCTACTTGACTTTTCCAGATCATCATCGTCATCTAGAACTCAATTGATCCTTATCCTTGGTTTATGCCTTACCCTGGGCATGTCTTTTTAATTGGTTCATGGGTTTTTGGAATTATAATTTGTGCATACTTGCTGGAAACGATACCCACTTAATATAATAGCTCTTCCTTGTTATCCAGTTGAGGAAGGTGCATTGGAGGGAAAGTTGTCCTGTGCTCATTGCGAAGCTCGTTTGGGTTACTTCAATTGGTCAGGTATCCAATGCAGTTGTGGGAGCTGGATTACTCCAGCCTTTCAGCTACATAAAAGTCGAGTGGATGTTAGCACTGTCTAATACCCTTGAGGCAAAAGAAGATGCTAGCATATCTCTTTACTGCAGAAAAGTCCAGTTTTCTCAGAGAAATTGATACTATCTGAAGAAAGCATACCGTTTCCTCACCAGTCCGCACTTGCACAGAATGAGCAAACCCCCCACATCGTTTTATTAAGTTTCCATGCATATTCCCACAGAGATCTATCTTTGAGGAGCTGGAGGCGCAGATTTGTAACTTGAGTGAAATAATGTCTTGTATTTGTTGTATGATATGGTCATACAATTGGACCGCTTTGCTTGGTGGTTTGAGAATGTCTTTTAAAAAGAGATTACAAGGCTAGAAATGAATGGACAGCGAGGGCTAGGCCTCCTTgtatttctaattgattttacttCAAAGTTCAATCTATATAGCTTGTTAAATTGCTTGAAGTCTTTGTTTCTTCGTCTTTTATTTAGTTCATTGGGCCATTGGGTTGTCTGTTCTCTTgcttttatggggttatcagtcttttgctttcatttcAGTTCATGTGCAGCATGCCTGAAAACGGTATCAAATTCGAGCCCTTGTTGAGTGAGTGATTGCAACCGACAAGCTCCATCAGTTCCAAGTAATGTTGGCTTCTGTTCCCTTCACTTCCcatgtcattttaatttgtctttgcGGTATAATGAACTTGCCTTGTAACAGGTAACCATGCCCATCAAAAAACGACGATTGTTCGTGGAGCCCTTGGCCAACAAGTCAGCCTTTATGCATTCTCAGCCAAAGTAAAAATTCTTTATCTATTCCTAGCAATTCAGTGAAactacatgatatatatataagtaattgtgatattttattattttttatgttttttttttaaaaaagacatacacaagaagaaatataaaataaaatcaatgatccacagaaaatatataaatatctacacttaagatttttttatattcttatatccatcattttttataaaaaaaatggatcccTGTAAATAATTAATAGGATGCTCTAACTGCTATATaaataccataaaatttctcaacATGAATTAATTAGAGTTAAATCTTATCAAGTTCTACATTTCTTATTCAAAAATCTAACATGGTACCTTTCGTTCTGGCTGTGAAGGTAGAATTCCAAGGAAATCGATGTCACACCATTAAAACAACCCTTAAAATGCATGAAGAATTCAATTGTGCATCTAGACGTCTATTCACTGCAAcattataaatcattttactctttcatagaaaaaatcaaTAGCTTGTTGTTGTGGCAGAGAGGTGTTTTTTTAAGAGGTAAATAACGAGATTAATTATGGAGAATTCAATTCAATGACCTTCAATATTATGGACAATTCAATCCCTTTACTTTCCGAATACACTctgtaaaaattattaatataaatatttaaaaagttgaCATGAGaggtattttgattaataaaaatattatttaaaaaatagcttaTATGTCCAAGTTCAAGCAAGTAAACGGCGCATGTGACTTAGCCTCACCTCCAAATGTCACTTTTAGGGGCGGTGTTGGAAGCGCCTCAAAGTCTTCTTTTTATTGGTGCTGCATGTGTGCACATTAACGGTGTAATGGTTAAGATCcggtagggttttttttcttttttttttcctggtcaaaatttaaagatgtcatttaatttattgcaCTAGATATTGCAC of Populus trichocarpa isolate Nisqually-1 chromosome 16, P.trichocarpa_v4.1, whole genome shotgun sequence contains these proteins:
- the LOC7458920 gene encoding uncharacterized protein LOC7458920; translation: MPYLVRENLFIGNISDAAEVLQNGSSEITHILSVLSSVSISFFTEWRSGVVIPAKEIKKVCVGDGEDEWRSCLAANKVLYGLEYAGKDLKLVRMAVPIRDMESEDLLDYLDVCLDFIEKSRKEGAVLVHCFAGVSRSAAIITAYLMKTEQLSLEDALESLRRSCESVCPNDGFLEQLKMFEEMGFKVDHASPIYKRFRLKVLGEFYNRGEKIDSSKFGADPGVPTQISSEEEASPNEGKKAIPAYRCKKCRRVVALQENVVDHVPGEGETSFAWGKQKSGNPFNKSDESECSSLFVEPLKWMTGVEEGALEGKLSCAHCEARLGYFNWSGIQCSCGSWITPAFQLHKSRVDVSTV